One Agrococcus jenensis genomic region harbors:
- a CDS encoding CsbD family protein: MGLDDKISNAAKDAVGKAKEGLGDATDNERLEAEGHKDQASANAKQAGEHVKDAADDVRDTFR; the protein is encoded by the coding sequence ATGGGTCTCGACGACAAGATCTCGAACGCAGCCAAGGACGCCGTCGGCAAGGCCAAGGAAGGCCTCGGCGACGCCACGGACAACGAGCGCCTGGAGGCCGAGGGTCACAAGGACCAGGCCTCGGCGAACGCCAAGCAGGCCGGTGAGCACGTGAAGGACGCCGCGGACGACGTCCGCGACACCTTCCGCTGA
- a CDS encoding HpcH/HpaI aldolase/citrate lyase family protein: MPSTDVSPLIARSWLLVPASKPELFQIAQESEADAIIIDIEDAVAAKDKAQARDDTVAWLSSGHRAWVRINDAASEFWSTDCAALKDVPGLEGVMLAKTESASHVNDTADRLPEGMPILALVETARGVLHVEQISNAPSTFRIAFGTGDFKRDTATGEDPVALAYARSQLVIASRAARLPAPIDGPTLSAEALVDGTRLAKEMGMSGKLCLTHTQAATINAGLAPSPEDVAWAHGFVRAFEESGGKITDGSDLPRLARAQKIQTQARDFGIEADAAELGSLNY, translated from the coding sequence GTGCCCTCCACAGACGTCTCGCCCCTGATCGCCCGCTCCTGGCTGCTCGTCCCCGCCTCGAAGCCCGAGCTCTTCCAGATCGCGCAGGAGAGCGAGGCGGACGCGATCATCATCGACATCGAGGACGCCGTCGCCGCGAAGGACAAGGCGCAGGCCCGCGACGACACGGTCGCCTGGCTCTCGAGCGGCCACCGCGCGTGGGTGCGCATCAACGATGCCGCGAGCGAGTTCTGGAGCACCGACTGCGCCGCGCTCAAGGACGTGCCGGGCCTCGAGGGCGTGATGCTCGCGAAGACCGAGTCGGCGAGCCACGTCAACGACACCGCCGACCGCCTGCCCGAGGGCATGCCCATCCTCGCGCTCGTCGAGACCGCGCGCGGCGTGCTGCACGTCGAGCAGATCTCGAACGCCCCGTCGACGTTCCGCATCGCGTTCGGCACCGGCGACTTCAAGCGCGACACCGCGACCGGCGAGGACCCGGTCGCGCTCGCCTACGCGCGCTCGCAGCTCGTGATCGCGTCGCGCGCCGCGCGCCTGCCCGCGCCCATCGACGGGCCGACGCTCTCGGCGGAGGCGCTCGTCGACGGCACCCGGCTCGCGAAGGAGATGGGGATGTCGGGCAAGCTGTGCCTGACGCACACGCAGGCGGCGACGATCAACGCCGGTCTCGCTCCCAGCCCGGAGGACGTCGCCTGGGCGCACGGCTTCGTGCGGGCGTTCGAGGAGTCGGGCGGCAAGATCACCGACGGCAGCGACCTCCCGCGCCTCGCCCGCGCGCAGAAGATCCAGACGCAGGCGCGCGACTTCGGCATCGAGGCGGACGCGGCGGAGCTCGGCAGCCTCAACTACTAG
- a CDS encoding RNA-binding S4 domain-containing protein, whose product MSGQGAAGTASGSVRLDVWIWAVRLLKTRAAATAACRGGHVKLNGQAAKASQPVRVGDEVRVRIAGFDRIVGVQQLLAKRVGAAIAVDAYDDRSPARPTAIDAAQVPRRDKGSGRPSSRERREIDRLRGRID is encoded by the coding sequence GTGAGCGGGCAGGGCGCGGCGGGGACGGCGTCGGGCTCGGTGCGGCTCGACGTCTGGATCTGGGCCGTTCGACTGTTGAAGACCCGGGCGGCGGCGACGGCCGCGTGCCGCGGCGGCCACGTGAAGCTCAACGGCCAGGCGGCGAAGGCCTCCCAGCCGGTGCGCGTCGGCGACGAGGTGCGGGTGCGCATCGCCGGCTTCGACCGGATCGTCGGGGTGCAGCAGCTGCTCGCGAAGCGGGTCGGCGCCGCGATCGCCGTCGACGCGTACGACGACCGGTCGCCGGCCCGACCGACCGCCATCGACGCCGCGCAGGTGCCGCGGCGCGACAAGGGCTCCGGTCGGCCGTCGAGCCGGGAGCGGCGCGAGATCGACCGGCTGCGCGGCCGGATCGACTGA
- the recQ gene encoding DNA helicase RecQ has translation MTDARHDEWAPPSDDDAPESWDAWQDAPDDGWVPPSDDDAPLAGAGSSASRGAARSSDRSGARSSSTRTLARPSVARAPGIAATAKAATPLEALTRVWGYDAFRGEQAEIIDELVAGRDAVVLMPTGGGKSLCYQIPSLVREGTGVVISPLIALMHDQVDALEQLGVRAAFLNSTQSIDERRDVERRLLAGELDMLYLAPERLPVAQGLLDAAPIALFAIDEAHCVSQWGHDFRPDYLQLQVLGQRWPDVPRIALTATATAETRAEIVERLGLDGARVFVSSFDRPNIQYRIAPKQDAKAQLLRIIRDEHPGAAGIVYCLSRKSVESTAAWLTTQGVDALPYHAGLDGSVRAANQQRFLRDDGVVMVATIAFGMGIDKPDVRFVAHLDLPKSVEGYYQETGRAGRDGEPSTAWLAYGLQDVVQQRRMIAEGDGDAQRKRNQTLHLDAMLALCETVECRRQQLLAYFGEPSERCGNCDTCLTPPDSYDGTVPAQKLLSTIVRLQRERRQAFGAGHLVDILVGADTERIRTQGHDRLATYGIGSDLPAAQWRGIVRQLLAQGLLKVQGEYGVIAITEASSAVLAGEREVRLRHEAKAPAKAARRSESTMQLDDVQQQRFQALRTWRAATAKEQAVPAYVVFNDKTLAAIAERRPATMVELSTISGVGESKLERYGDAVLEVLAAA, from the coding sequence GTGACGGACGCGAGGCACGACGAGTGGGCACCGCCCAGCGATGACGACGCTCCCGAGTCCTGGGACGCGTGGCAGGACGCGCCGGACGACGGCTGGGTGCCGCCATCCGACGATGACGCGCCGCTCGCGGGCGCCGGGTCGTCAGCGAGCCGGGGCGCTGCTCGGAGCAGCGACCGCAGCGGCGCGCGCAGCAGCAGCACCCGCACGCTCGCCCGTCCTTCGGTCGCCCGTGCGCCGGGCATCGCGGCGACGGCCAAGGCGGCGACGCCGCTCGAGGCGCTCACCCGCGTGTGGGGCTACGACGCCTTCCGCGGCGAGCAGGCCGAGATCATCGACGAGCTCGTCGCGGGCCGCGACGCGGTCGTGCTCATGCCCACCGGCGGCGGCAAGAGCCTCTGCTACCAGATCCCGTCGCTCGTGCGCGAGGGCACCGGCGTCGTCATCAGCCCGCTCATCGCGCTCATGCACGACCAGGTCGATGCCCTCGAGCAGCTCGGCGTGCGCGCGGCCTTCCTCAACTCCACCCAGTCGATCGACGAGCGCCGCGACGTCGAGCGCCGGCTGCTCGCGGGCGAGCTCGACATGCTCTACCTCGCGCCGGAGCGCCTGCCCGTCGCGCAGGGCCTCCTCGACGCGGCCCCGATCGCGCTGTTCGCCATCGACGAGGCGCACTGCGTCAGCCAGTGGGGTCACGACTTCCGCCCCGACTACCTGCAGCTGCAGGTGCTGGGCCAGCGGTGGCCCGACGTGCCGCGCATCGCCCTCACCGCGACCGCCACGGCAGAGACCCGCGCCGAGATCGTCGAGCGGCTCGGGCTCGACGGCGCGCGCGTGTTCGTCTCGAGCTTCGACCGGCCCAACATCCAGTACCGCATCGCGCCAAAGCAGGACGCGAAGGCGCAGCTGCTGCGCATCATCCGCGACGAGCACCCGGGTGCCGCCGGCATCGTCTACTGCCTGTCGCGCAAGTCGGTCGAGTCGACCGCCGCCTGGCTGACGACGCAGGGCGTCGACGCGCTGCCGTACCACGCGGGCCTCGACGGCAGCGTCCGCGCCGCGAACCAGCAGCGGTTCCTGCGCGACGACGGCGTCGTGATGGTCGCGACGATCGCGTTCGGCATGGGCATCGACAAGCCCGACGTGCGCTTCGTGGCGCACCTCGACCTGCCCAAGTCGGTCGAGGGCTACTACCAGGAGACCGGTCGCGCGGGCCGTGACGGCGAGCCGTCGACCGCGTGGCTCGCCTACGGGCTGCAGGACGTCGTGCAGCAGCGGCGGATGATCGCCGAGGGCGACGGCGACGCCCAGCGCAAGCGCAACCAGACGCTGCACCTCGACGCGATGCTCGCGCTGTGCGAGACGGTCGAGTGCCGCCGGCAGCAGCTGCTGGCTTACTTCGGTGAGCCGAGCGAGCGCTGCGGCAACTGCGACACCTGCCTCACGCCGCCCGACTCCTACGACGGCACCGTGCCGGCCCAGAAGCTGCTCTCGACGATCGTGCGGCTGCAGCGCGAGCGGCGGCAGGCGTTCGGCGCCGGGCACCTCGTCGACATCCTGGTCGGCGCCGACACCGAGCGCATCCGCACGCAGGGCCACGACCGGCTCGCGACGTACGGCATCGGCAGCGACCTGCCGGCCGCCCAGTGGCGCGGCATCGTGCGGCAGCTGCTCGCGCAGGGACTGCTCAAGGTGCAGGGCGAGTACGGCGTGATCGCGATCACCGAGGCGTCGTCCGCGGTGCTCGCGGGCGAGCGCGAGGTGCGCCTGCGGCACGAGGCCAAGGCGCCGGCGAAGGCCGCGCGGCGCTCCGAGAGCACGATGCAGCTCGACGACGTGCAGCAGCAGCGGTTCCAGGCCCTGCGCACCTGGCGCGCGGCGACGGCCAAGGAGCAGGCGGTGCCCGCCTACGTCGTGTTCAACGACAAGACCCTCGCCGCGATCGCCGAGCGCAGGCCGGCGACGATGGTCGAGCTGTCGACCATCTCGGGCGTGGGGGAGTCGAAGCTCGAGCGCTACGGCGACGCCGTGCTCGAGGTGCTGGCGGCCGCGTGA
- a CDS encoding serine hydrolase domain-containing protein: protein MELRAALQQVADEAVEQHGVPGVVAAVADQEVIAVAAAGERAIGGARMTRDTVFRIASVTKPIIAAAALALVDRGVLRLDAPVVEWLPELAEPRVLRHPAAELDDTVPAERPLLVEHLLALTGGLGFTDDMGTPLAAALTDRLRQGRDDPAGWPGPDAWLAEAASLPLAHQPADGWTYNTGYDIVGVLLARAAGRSLGAVLADTLLNPLGMVDTGFRLRPEQVPRTATAYAAQGSGLEPIDGPDGAWTGDIAFESGSGGLVSTADDLLAFGRMLLAGGDAPVATGGGRVLSPSAVARILAPGEPSPPDHVFLEGQSWSLGGSVDVVERHPWDVLGRYGWIGGSGTALYAYPAAGQVAVWLTQRELAGADDAERMVPMLTLAAERAKQVARGPAH from the coding sequence ATGGAGCTCCGGGCCGCGCTGCAGCAGGTCGCCGACGAGGCGGTCGAGCAGCACGGCGTGCCGGGCGTCGTGGCGGCCGTCGCCGACCAGGAGGTCATCGCGGTCGCGGCCGCCGGAGAGCGGGCCATCGGCGGTGCCCGGATGACGCGCGACACCGTCTTCCGGATCGCGTCGGTCACGAAGCCGATCATCGCCGCGGCCGCCCTGGCGCTCGTCGACCGCGGGGTGCTGCGACTCGACGCGCCGGTCGTCGAGTGGCTGCCGGAGCTCGCCGAGCCGCGCGTGCTGCGGCATCCGGCGGCGGAGCTGGACGACACCGTGCCCGCCGAGCGGCCGCTGCTCGTCGAGCACCTGCTCGCGCTCACCGGCGGCCTGGGCTTCACCGACGACATGGGGACGCCGCTCGCCGCGGCGCTCACCGACCGGCTCCGGCAGGGCAGGGACGACCCCGCCGGCTGGCCAGGTCCCGACGCCTGGCTCGCGGAGGCGGCCAGCCTGCCGCTCGCGCACCAGCCGGCCGACGGCTGGACCTACAACACCGGCTACGACATCGTCGGCGTGCTGCTCGCGCGTGCCGCGGGTCGGAGCCTCGGCGCGGTGCTCGCCGACACGCTCCTGAACCCGCTCGGCATGGTCGACACCGGCTTCCGCCTCCGCCCGGAGCAGGTGCCGCGCACCGCCACGGCCTATGCGGCGCAGGGCTCCGGCCTGGAGCCGATCGACGGGCCGGACGGCGCCTGGACAGGCGACATCGCGTTCGAGTCGGGCTCCGGGGGCCTCGTGTCGACCGCCGACGACCTGCTCGCCTTCGGGCGGATGCTGCTGGCAGGCGGCGACGCCCCGGTGGCCACCGGTGGCGGCCGCGTGCTGAGCCCCTCGGCCGTCGCGCGCATCCTCGCGCCCGGCGAGCCCTCCCCGCCCGACCACGTGTTCCTCGAAGGGCAGTCGTGGTCGCTCGGCGGCAGCGTCGACGTCGTCGAGCGGCACCCGTGGGACGTGCTCGGGCGCTACGGCTGGATCGGCGGCTCGGGCACCGCGCTCTACGCCTACCCCGCCGCCGGTCAGGTGGCGGTCTGGCTCACGCAGCGCGAGCTCGCGGGTGCCGACGACGCCGAGCGCATGGTGCCGATGCTGACCCTCGCGGCCGAGCGCGCCAAGCAGGTAGCCAGGGGCCCCGCCCACTGA
- a CDS encoding SDR family oxidoreductase, whose amino-acid sequence MRVVVIGGSGNAGAAIVRALGRRGAQAVPVSRSGKAIAGAPGAKADIVSGDGLDAALEDADVIVDASNSRNPLDLKPFTIGARNVVAAAERAGVHRAVLLSILGVDRSKLQYHRKKHEQELTYLGSSLEVAVVRASQFHEWSVDFFEAGAAVGAIPVFLGGRLQPVDVAEVAELVADEATAPSGQQIIDFAGPQVRVSRDLARAWQTATGARGLIVNGPFPPTMLDYLRSGANLTEERKGKVSFEEWLARRR is encoded by the coding sequence ATGCGCGTCGTCGTCATCGGTGGATCCGGGAATGCGGGAGCGGCGATCGTGCGGGCGCTCGGCCGTCGAGGCGCGCAGGCGGTGCCTGTGTCGCGCTCCGGGAAGGCCATCGCGGGTGCCCCCGGCGCGAAGGCCGACATCGTCTCGGGCGACGGCCTCGACGCCGCGCTCGAGGACGCCGACGTCATCGTCGACGCCTCGAACTCGCGCAATCCGCTCGACCTCAAGCCCTTCACGATCGGCGCCAGGAACGTGGTCGCCGCCGCCGAGCGCGCCGGCGTGCACCGCGCGGTGCTGCTGTCGATCCTCGGCGTGGACCGCTCGAAGCTGCAGTACCACCGCAAGAAGCACGAGCAGGAGCTGACCTACCTCGGTTCCTCGCTCGAGGTCGCCGTTGTGCGGGCGTCGCAGTTCCATGAGTGGTCGGTCGACTTCTTCGAGGCGGGCGCCGCGGTCGGCGCCATCCCCGTCTTCCTCGGCGGGCGGCTCCAGCCGGTCGACGTCGCAGAGGTGGCCGAGCTCGTCGCCGACGAGGCGACGGCGCCGTCGGGGCAGCAGATCATCGACTTCGCCGGCCCGCAGGTGCGCGTCTCCCGTGACCTCGCCCGCGCCTGGCAGACCGCGACCGGCGCGCGCGGCCTCATCGTGAACGGCCCGTTCCCGCCCACGATGCTCGACTACCTGCGCAGCGGCGCGAACCTCACCGAGGAGCGCAAGGGCAAGGTCTCGTTCGAGGAGTGGCTGGCGCGCAGGCGCTGA
- a CDS encoding DEAD/DEAH box helicase, whose product MARNDERPYGANRSTDRQTNRPGSRSPGHRGHRDEQPSKGRWNRDDRDRRDAGRGAESASRRPNWTPPEERNRDDRRGPAFRTRGGAQGGRDHQRDDRLHRGERPRGFDRARDEHNGRGRGAAPERGFDSRGGERRFDDRRPARDDRGGERRFDDRRPARDDRGFDDRRPARDDRGGERRFDDRRPARDDRGGERRFDDRRPARDDRGAERRFDDRRPARDDRGGDRRFDDRRPARDDRGGDRRFDDRRPARDDRGADRRPARDDRGGERRFDDRRPARDDRPRRDDRRFDERPRRDSTYYPSAESKPFAPKEDVVLERLEAQATRAEDIEGITFADLGLGTGIAGALKSMGAPTPFPIQAATIPDVLAGRDVLGRGRTGSGKTIAFGAPIIELLMRNRPERREIGRPPRALILAPTRELAQQINHTVMGLGRAVGVFTTVIVGGVKQDRQVESLRRGVDIVIGTAGRIEDLVEQGRLNLGGVEIAVVDEADHMCELGFLEPVQRILRGTRPGSQKLLFSATLDSEVATIVREFLPEPAVHEVAGEDQATSTIEHQVLVADRFDKDAVLEQIVRNPGRIIVFTRTRAYADRLAEQFDDAGIAAASLHGDLSQSQRNRALEKLRRGKIDVLVATDVAARGIHIDDVALVVQADPPDEYKTYLHRSGRTGRAGNDGRVVTVIAPARQKRMQQLLQRAEIKAPMIPVRPASEILETLTAGSAAADAQMAEATAE is encoded by the coding sequence ATGGCACGGAATGACGAGCGCCCCTACGGCGCGAACCGATCGACCGACCGACAGACGAACCGCCCCGGCTCCCGCAGCCCCGGGCACCGCGGGCACCGCGACGAGCAGCCCTCGAAGGGCCGCTGGAACCGCGACGACCGCGACCGCCGCGACGCCGGCCGTGGCGCCGAGAGCGCCTCGCGCCGCCCCAACTGGACCCCGCCCGAGGAGCGCAACCGCGACGATCGTCGCGGCCCGGCGTTCCGCACCCGCGGCGGCGCCCAGGGCGGCCGCGACCACCAGCGCGACGACCGCCTGCACCGCGGCGAGCGGCCGCGCGGCTTCGACCGCGCCCGCGACGAGCACAACGGCCGTGGACGCGGCGCCGCCCCGGAGCGCGGCTTCGACAGCCGCGGTGGCGAGCGTCGCTTCGACGACCGCCGTCCGGCCCGTGACGACCGCGGTGGCGAGCGTCGGTTCGACGACCGCCGTCCTGCCCGTGACGACCGCGGCTTCGACGACCGCCGTCCGGCTCGTGATGACCGTGGTGGCGAGCGTCGCTTCGACGACCGTCGTCCGGCTCGTGATGACCGGGGTGGGGAGCGTCGCTTCGACGACCGCCGTCCGGCTCGTGACGACCGCGGCGCCGAGCGTCGCTTCGACGACCGCCGTCCCGCCCGTGACGACCGTGGTGGGGACCGTCGCTTCGACGACCGCCGTCCGGCTCGTGATGACCGTGGTGGGGACCGTCGCTTCGACGACCGCCGTCCGGCCCGCGATGACCGCGGCGCCGACCGCCGTCCCGCCCGCGACGACCGCGGTGGCGAGCGTCGCTTCGACGACCGCCGCCCCGCCCGCGACGACCGCCCGCGCCGCGACGACCGCCGCTTCGACGAGCGCCCGCGCCGCGACAGCACGTACTACCCGTCGGCCGAGTCGAAGCCCTTCGCGCCCAAGGAGGACGTCGTCCTCGAGCGCCTCGAGGCGCAGGCCACCCGCGCCGAGGACATCGAGGGCATCACCTTCGCCGACCTCGGCCTCGGCACCGGCATCGCCGGCGCGCTGAAGTCGATGGGCGCACCGACGCCCTTCCCGATCCAGGCCGCCACGATCCCCGACGTGCTCGCGGGTCGCGACGTGCTCGGCCGCGGCCGCACCGGCTCCGGCAAGACGATCGCGTTCGGCGCGCCGATCATCGAGCTGCTCATGCGCAACCGCCCCGAGCGCCGTGAGATCGGCCGCCCGCCCCGCGCGCTCATCCTCGCGCCGACGCGCGAGCTCGCGCAGCAGATCAACCACACGGTCATGGGCCTCGGCCGCGCCGTCGGCGTCTTCACGACCGTCATCGTCGGCGGCGTCAAGCAGGACCGCCAGGTCGAGTCGCTGCGCCGCGGCGTCGACATCGTGATCGGCACCGCCGGTCGCATCGAGGACCTCGTCGAGCAGGGCCGCCTCAACCTCGGCGGCGTTGAGATCGCCGTGGTCGACGAGGCCGATCACATGTGCGAGCTCGGCTTCCTCGAGCCCGTGCAGCGCATCCTCCGGGGCACGCGCCCCGGCAGCCAGAAGCTGCTCTTCTCGGCGACGCTCGACTCGGAGGTCGCGACGATCGTGCGCGAGTTCCTGCCCGAGCCCGCCGTGCACGAGGTCGCCGGCGAGGACCAGGCGACGTCGACGATCGAGCACCAGGTGCTCGTGGCCGACCGCTTCGACAAGGATGCGGTGCTCGAGCAGATCGTGCGCAACCCGGGTCGCATCATCGTCTTCACGCGCACCCGCGCCTACGCCGACCGGCTCGCCGAGCAGTTCGACGACGCGGGCATCGCCGCGGCGAGCCTCCACGGCGACCTGTCGCAGTCGCAGCGCAACCGCGCGCTCGAGAAGCTGCGCCGCGGCAAGATCGACGTGCTCGTCGCGACGGACGTCGCCGCGCGAGGCATCCACATCGACGATGTGGCCCTCGTCGTGCAGGCCGACCCGCCGGACGAGTACAAGACCTACCTGCACCGCTCGGGCCGCACCGGCCGCGCGGGCAACGACGGTCGCGTCGTCACGGTGATCGCACCCGCGCGCCAGAAGCGCATGCAGCAGCTGCTGCAGCGGGCCGAGATCAAGGCGCCGATGATCCCCGTGCGCCCGGCGTCCGAGATCCTCGAGACGCTCACGGCCGGCTCGGCAGCCGCCGACGCGCAGATGGCCGAGGCCACCGCGGAGTGA
- a CDS encoding DUF2510 domain-containing protein, giving the protein MPSFLIVHCASQDGRIDAYRQPPTLDIGGLRVPLDWGDTTLHVPAGDLPVTVFVTRASGQVEGAKITVRSPAGTGTRLTFVPPMQPGGASHLRIDGQWPADSSMHYYAARDARTLAPPAASSVPTPHIGGGRQVAQAGLRMAGTMPPPQPASPAVRSAPMQPAPVHPAAQQQQPAPLPPVGPTPGSTASVPPRASSFGQQQGALVDPVVPASQPSPSQPPSRPAPQQLAPQQPAPQQAAPPRSAPPAQQPGPSHVRPQAQPPSFGQRKQPPPILTPAEFDRLEREAQEQQARAYEAWVAQQHAHAAQQAAPGTHGAAPTQHDGAPRPVGLPTASTGQAQPAWYPDPYRRADARWFDGRQWTSSVMRAGVRVQDLPG; this is encoded by the coding sequence GTGCCGAGCTTCCTCATCGTCCACTGCGCGAGCCAGGACGGCCGCATCGACGCCTACCGGCAGCCGCCGACCCTCGACATCGGCGGCCTGCGCGTGCCGCTCGACTGGGGCGACACGACCCTGCACGTGCCCGCGGGCGACCTGCCCGTGACCGTGTTCGTGACCCGCGCCTCCGGCCAGGTGGAGGGCGCCAAGATCACCGTGCGCTCGCCCGCCGGCACCGGCACGCGGCTCACGTTCGTGCCGCCGATGCAGCCGGGCGGCGCGTCGCACCTGCGGATCGACGGCCAGTGGCCGGCCGACTCGTCGATGCACTACTACGCGGCGCGCGACGCCCGCACGCTCGCGCCGCCCGCCGCCTCCTCGGTGCCGACGCCGCACATCGGCGGTGGCAGGCAGGTGGCCCAGGCGGGGCTGCGGATGGCCGGCACGATGCCGCCGCCGCAGCCTGCCTCGCCTGCCGTGCGGTCGGCGCCGATGCAGCCGGCACCTGTGCATCCGGCAGCGCAGCAGCAGCAGCCCGCGCCGCTGCCGCCCGTCGGTCCGACGCCGGGCTCGACCGCCTCCGTGCCGCCGCGCGCCTCGTCGTTCGGACAGCAGCAAGGCGCGCTGGTCGACCCGGTCGTGCCGGCCTCCCAGCCGTCGCCGTCACAGCCGCCGTCCCGACCGGCGCCCCAGCAGCTGGCACCGCAGCAGCCGGCGCCCCAGCAGGCCGCGCCGCCACGGTCGGCGCCACCCGCCCAGCAGCCTGGGCCGTCGCACGTGCGGCCGCAGGCCCAGCCCCCGTCGTTCGGGCAGCGGAAGCAGCCCCCGCCCATCCTCACGCCCGCCGAGTTCGACCGCCTCGAGCGCGAGGCGCAGGAGCAGCAGGCGCGCGCCTACGAGGCCTGGGTCGCGCAGCAGCACGCGCACGCGGCCCAGCAGGCCGCGCCCGGCACGCACGGCGCCGCGCCCACGCAGCACGACGGCGCCCCGCGCCCGGTCGGGCTGCCCACGGCCAGCACGGGGCAGGCGCAGCCCGCCTGGTACCCCGACCCCTACCGGCGTGCGGATGCCCGCTGGTTCGACGGTCGGCAGTGGACGTCGTCGGTCATGCGAGCAGGGGTGCGCGTGCAGGACCTGCCGGGCTGA